The Triticum urartu cultivar G1812 chromosome 6, Tu2.1, whole genome shotgun sequence genome includes the window CCAGTAAGCGACCCCGCAATTCCCATCTTCTGCGCGTGCGCGTCCTAGCTGGCTCTTGTCCGCTAGCCTGCTGACTGATTCTTTCGTGGGTCGCGGCGCTGGCTGCTCAGGTGTGGCGGAGGTGCCGGCGTTCACGCAGGCCATCGAGTCGCACCAGCGGCGGATCACGGATGCCATCCTGGAGCACGCGCTCAAGATTTGCTCCGATAAGAATGTAAGGGGGGTGATTAATCGAGGCGTATCCGTGCCGATTGCTGAATTCTTCTGATTATCCTGGCTGTTCATGCTTAATTGGTGCTAAATTGGGTCGGATTGTTGGTCTGTTGAAGGTGGAGGTGAAGACGCAGGTGGTGGTGGGGGATCCCAAGGAGAAGATCTGCGAGGTGGCGGCCGAACTCAAGGCCGATCTGCTCGTCATGGGGTGCCGTGCTTTTGGCCCTGTCAAGAGGTAACTGAAATACCAGCACTGTCTTCTGCGCTTTGGTTAGCTGATGAATGTCTGATTGTTTTCAAGCTTGCTTGCTTGCTGCATGACCAAATACGAACTGCAAAGTGAATTGTGGTTTCTGAATTCAGTTTTCTTGCCAGTACAACACCTGTGGTGAAATTCGATTGTTCCAAAATCCAAATTCGACTGAAGATATCCCTTGTGTTTACTGCAACGCGCTATAATATTTGGGCAAAACTAGGTTACAGAGAATTGTGCTACTATATGAACATCATTTTGCGTATGAATCTGATACAGTGTAAAGTATATGTTGCATCTACTCCTGCAGACTCACTGTATAGACAAATTTCTCTTGATCGGTAACGCATTTCTTTCACTTGTTTGTGCCTTGGCATGGCATATTTTCTTTCCATATAACTGAATGCCGCGGATAGAACTGTTCAGTATGTCTCATTAGTTGCTGCAAATCCGTTTCAAAAAAAGGAAAATATTAGTTGCTGCAAACAACTTGCATTGCTTCTCACAGTGAAGATCTCTAATTCTACAGCTAAAACTGATAGTGAGTCTGATAGCAAAAACTGCATCCTCACATTCTTTAGTGCAGTCATGTAGCAGTAATCTAGCAACCTTCTAGGTCAGTCCATGTAGTAATCTAGTGCTGATGCATTGAGACCATGAAGTTTCCAGAATAATTGCCTGCCTGCTCGTTTGATAGTGCATTATCTTCCGTGTATGAAAGAAACAAGCTGATCCGATTCCTTTGATTGAACAGGATGTTCCTGGGTAGTGTGAGCAACTACTGCATCAACAGCGTCGGCTGCCCCGTCGTGGTGATCAAGGGCACCTGACCCATCCTCGACCCAGCAGACATTTCTTATTGTGTTCCACACCATGATTCTTGAGGTTGCTACTGTGTTGTACGTACTCCTGTGCAAATTCACTGCACACTTCCAAGACCGCCGTATGGCTTGTGTTATCATTCATGTTGTTTGTTAGTGCTTGGTTGGATGAGGCCGAAGAACTGCTCTGTACATTCCGTGCATGGAGATTGCCAAATTGGTTCTGGGGTCCGTGGAAATAAGAATGCACAGCGTGCACGCTGTTTTGTAAATTGATCATTGTTGTAAGTATATCAGCTAAAACACGGTGCCATGGGGCACATGGTTTTGTACAAAACATTGTACGCGGGGCTTTGTCCGATCTGATCTGGTTTGGTTTGGCCACTGCACATGCATATGCTTGTCCCCATGGCTATCTTGTTCCTCCCCAGTCCCCACCCACCAGGGCACCGGTCTCCTTCGTTGCTTCCACTCGTTCTCCCCGTACCTTCCTCTTATCCGCGCCACCTACGTTCCCGCTCGAGATGGGGGCAgagctgctgctgctcggcgggAAGGTGTCCGCCGGCGGCGCGGCAGGATCTGGCGCCGTCGCTGCGTCCTCGGCGGGAGCCGGACGGTGCGTGGCCGGCGGGCGGCGACTCGCGCCGGTGCAGCCGGCGGCGCTGCAATGGCGGCATAGTAGTACGTGACCCACCGAAACTTTCATCTCGCGATACTTTACCTTGATTTGCATCCACTCACGCGAACTGATCCATGC containing:
- the LOC125514690 gene encoding universal stress protein PHOS34 gives rise to the protein MATANLSSVVVAVDGSEESMKALRWALDSLRLRPDGALVVLHVQPPPGIAAGLNPGPIPFGGPSVAEVPAFTQAIESHQRRITDAILEHALKICSDKNVEVKTQVVVGDPKEKICEVAAELKADLLVMGCRAFGPVKRMFLGSVSNYCINSVGCPVVVIKGT